From Gimesia panareensis, the proteins below share one genomic window:
- a CDS encoding right-handed parallel beta-helix repeat-containing protein: MKLKTLFLPGVIALVLTGLFLNHHEASQPSVKLPSKTKMIKYREATVSDFGAVGDGKTDDTAAIQKMVDTSVGSLRFPRGQYRLTKPIVIDLTKVGPTSISGDGTATILMEGAGPAFQFIGTHNGTASPKTVQPVVWEKERTPMVDGIEIVGKHPEAIGIEAIKTMQITITRLVVRKALHGIHLTERNRNVAIDDCHIYENEGVGIYLDKLNLHQVNISDSHISYNKQGGIVVRESEIRNIQIGNCDIEGNMGEETEPTANVLFDISKGSLREGAIFGCTIQHTNNAPNSANVRFIGNGPEDPRKVGNFAIADNSMSDVAVNIHLQHSRGITITGNTLWQAYEHNLLVEDSSHIVLGSNLLDRNPDYRAKTKDANVFKDCSDCTINALNILATRGVPAGLILENCARMNITNCSIRQCQNGGILLQNVKQSRISDCLITEGERNFAIRVTGGQQIQITDNLVSGDIDVGPGTEVSNTMTVY, translated from the coding sequence ATGAAACTGAAAACGCTCTTCCTGCCTGGAGTGATCGCACTCGTATTAACGGGGCTGTTTTTGAACCATCACGAAGCATCTCAGCCATCGGTGAAGCTCCCCTCAAAAACGAAAATGATAAAATATAGAGAAGCCACGGTATCAGATTTTGGCGCCGTCGGAGATGGTAAGACTGATGACACCGCTGCAATTCAGAAGATGGTCGACACCTCGGTCGGCTCACTGCGCTTCCCCCGCGGACAGTATCGCCTGACAAAACCGATCGTGATCGATTTGACCAAAGTCGGCCCGACGTCGATCTCTGGTGACGGCACCGCCACGATCCTCATGGAAGGCGCCGGCCCCGCGTTTCAGTTCATCGGCACCCACAATGGCACCGCCAGCCCCAAAACCGTGCAGCCGGTCGTCTGGGAAAAAGAACGAACCCCCATGGTGGACGGCATCGAAATTGTCGGTAAACATCCCGAAGCGATCGGCATCGAAGCCATCAAGACCATGCAGATCACGATCACTCGACTGGTCGTACGTAAAGCCCTGCACGGCATTCACCTGACCGAACGCAACCGGAACGTCGCCATCGACGACTGTCACATTTATGAAAATGAAGGCGTCGGGATCTACCTCGACAAGCTGAACCTGCACCAGGTCAACATTTCCGATTCGCATATCAGCTACAACAAGCAGGGGGGCATCGTCGTCCGCGAGAGTGAAATCCGCAACATTCAGATCGGCAACTGCGACATCGAAGGCAACATGGGCGAAGAAACGGAGCCCACCGCCAATGTCCTGTTCGATATCTCGAAAGGTTCGCTGCGGGAAGGCGCAATCTTCGGCTGCACCATTCAGCACACGAACAATGCTCCCAACTCCGCGAACGTCCGTTTCATCGGCAATGGCCCCGAAGATCCCCGCAAAGTCGGTAACTTCGCGATCGCCGACAACTCCATGAGCGATGTCGCCGTCAACATCCACCTCCAGCATTCCCGCGGCATCACCATCACCGGCAACACGCTCTGGCAAGCTTATGAGCACAACCTGCTCGTCGAAGATTCCTCGCACATCGTCCTCGGTTCCAATCTGCTGGACCGCAATCCCGACTACCGCGCCAAGACCAAAGACGCGAACGTCTTCAAAGACTGCTCCGACTGCACAATCAACGCGTTGAATATCCTGGCGACCCGCGGCGTACCCGCCGGCCTGATTCTCGAAAACTGCGCGCGAATGAACATCACCAACTGCTCCATCCGCCAGTGCCAGAACGGCGGCATCCTGCTGCAGAACGTGAAGCAGTCCCGCATCTCCGACTGCCTGATCACCGAAGGCGAAAGGAACTTCGCGATCCGCGTCACCGGGGGTCAGCAGATTCAGATCACCGATAACCTCGTCTCCGGCGACATCGACGTCGGACCGGGAACGGAAGTCTCCAATACGATGACCGTGTATTAA
- the csrA gene encoding carbon storage regulator CsrA: MLVLSRQRDESIIIGDNIVITIVDIRGDKVRLGIQAPTEIPVHRQEVYDAIQRENAMKEAETQRTSSQSPSKNASE; this comes from the coding sequence ATGCTTGTATTGTCGAGACAACGCGACGAGAGCATCATCATCGGTGACAATATTGTCATTACTATTGTCGATATCCGGGGTGATAAAGTACGGTTAGGAATCCAGGCCCCTACAGAAATTCCAGTCCACCGTCAGGAAGTGTATGATGCGATTCAGCGAGAAAACGCGATGAAAGAAGCCGAAACGCAGCGCACCTCATCTCAGTCGCCATCCAAAAATGCCAGCGAGTGA
- a CDS encoding DUF1559 domain-containing protein yields MPNPTHRRKGFTLIELLVVIAIIAILIALLLPAVQQAREAARRSTCKNNLKQIGLALHNYNETFSVFPYATSNPGQCGFSNVTNHKGWLYVLPYLEQSALYNKFNFSAATGQRNTGSGTLAGGGAIASGNAALTTTILEPLMCPSDDGQRFYASANTTYGSGIANTARTCYDFVVNDANSCPTWNSISKTTRTMFGTNSACRIRDVKDGTSNTAAVVETTLEVVDGVTNSWATAQHVGLGIDFATPPNLYINYWKCCGWDSTPYARTPIFGRLGEWGSPGSTHVGGMHILMADGAVRFISENLDASTRQHLAYMSDGQVMGEF; encoded by the coding sequence GTGCCCAACCCGACCCATCGAAGAAAAGGGTTTACCCTGATTGAGCTGCTGGTGGTCATTGCCATCATCGCCATCCTGATCGCCCTGCTCCTGCCCGCTGTGCAACAGGCACGCGAAGCAGCCCGTCGCAGTACCTGCAAAAACAATCTGAAACAGATTGGCCTGGCACTGCACAACTACAACGAAACCTTTTCGGTCTTCCCTTATGCCACCTCCAACCCTGGCCAGTGCGGCTTTAGCAATGTGACCAACCACAAAGGCTGGCTCTACGTGCTGCCTTACCTGGAACAGTCAGCTCTGTACAACAAATTTAATTTCAGTGCCGCAACGGGCCAGCGCAACACGGGCAGTGGAACCCTCGCCGGCGGCGGTGCAATCGCCAGCGGCAATGCAGCTCTGACAACAACCATTCTCGAACCCCTGATGTGCCCCTCGGATGACGGACAACGATTCTATGCCAGTGCCAATACGACCTACGGCTCCGGCATCGCAAACACGGCCCGCACCTGTTACGATTTTGTCGTGAACGACGCCAACTCCTGTCCGACCTGGAACAGTATCTCAAAAACGACCCGCACCATGTTTGGTACCAACTCAGCCTGTCGCATCCGCGACGTCAAAGATGGTACCAGTAACACTGCCGCGGTCGTTGAAACCACACTCGAAGTCGTCGATGGCGTGACGAACTCCTGGGCCACTGCCCAGCACGTCGGCCTGGGAATCGATTTCGCAACTCCCCCCAACCTGTATATCAACTACTGGAAATGCTGTGGCTGGGACAGTACTCCTTATGCCCGCACGCCGATCTTCGGGCGCCTGGGCGAATGGGGCTCTCCGGGCAGTACCCACGTAGGTGGCATGCATATCCTGATGGCAGATGGGGCCGTGCGGTTCATCAGTGAAAACCTCGACGCCTCTACCCGTCAGCACCTGGCTTACATGTCTGACGGTCAGGTCATGGGTGAATTCTAA
- a CDS encoding FHA domain-containing protein has protein sequence MLGELNPCGGGDPIPLLSEVLLVGRRSKCDITLQFPNVSSHHCQLEFLNGYWRVRDMNSRNGIKVNGQRCDMKWLLPGDKLSIAKHEYEIKYTPQSDEPPPEEEDPFEMSLMEKAGLVKPERRPERPMAPPARAPKQIELPEDESQMTDDELGLKFLTDPDEDQEDAS, from the coding sequence ATGTTAGGTGAACTCAACCCTTGTGGAGGGGGCGATCCGATCCCGCTGCTTTCCGAAGTTCTGCTGGTAGGCCGCCGCAGCAAGTGTGATATCACACTGCAGTTTCCCAATGTTTCTTCGCACCACTGCCAGCTGGAGTTCCTGAACGGCTACTGGCGTGTCCGCGACATGAACAGCCGTAACGGCATCAAAGTCAATGGCCAGCGCTGCGACATGAAGTGGCTGCTCCCGGGAGACAAGCTGTCGATCGCCAAACACGAATATGAAATCAAATACACCCCCCAGTCGGACGAACCGCCGCCGGAAGAAGAAGATCCGTTCGAAATGAGCCTGATGGAAAAAGCAGGCCTGGTCAAACCGGAACGCCGCCCCGAGCGCCCCATGGCGCCGCCGGCCCGGGCGCCGAAACAGATTGAACTTCCGGAAGACGAATCCCAAATGACCGACGATGAATTGGGGCTGAAATTCCTGACTGACCCGGACGAAGACCAGGAAGACGCATCATGA
- the rsgA gene encoding ribosome small subunit-dependent GTPase A, with translation MAKKKGKKIRVAFKKNRQKKVRKNKLSSHQMDEHVDSQYMDASERLTGKGDLTRHRTVMGVEQETDDGTEIVIDIDESNCLPGRVIRSQGLNSVVQTEDGSRFECTVRRLVRTMSRDDRNAVVAGDHVLIRPEGDEHQAVIERVEPRRSYLSRGSKRREHILVSNIDQAVIVVSADDPPLKPSLIDRFLISSEKGNIHSIICINKIDLVDPVELQPLIGVYAQLGYDIVLTSVVEGTGIPRLRSLLKRKQSVFSGQSGVGKSSLLNQIDSQLSLETAEISQENRKGRHTTRSAILLEIATGGWVVDTPGIRQLQLWDVNPEEVEGFFREFHAFVPQCRFPDCSHTHEADCGIKRAVANDFISRQRYQSYLKIIAGDEPRPAYHQ, from the coding sequence GTGGCGAAGAAAAAAGGCAAAAAAATCCGGGTCGCTTTTAAAAAGAACCGCCAGAAGAAGGTCCGGAAAAACAAGCTCTCCAGCCACCAGATGGATGAACACGTCGACTCGCAGTACATGGACGCCAGCGAGCGCCTGACGGGCAAAGGGGATCTCACACGCCACCGCACCGTCATGGGAGTCGAACAGGAAACCGACGACGGCACCGAGATTGTCATCGATATCGACGAGAGCAACTGCCTGCCCGGCCGCGTCATTCGCTCCCAGGGACTCAACTCCGTCGTCCAGACTGAAGACGGTTCACGTTTCGAATGCACCGTACGGCGGCTGGTCCGCACCATGTCCCGCGATGACCGCAATGCCGTCGTCGCTGGCGACCACGTCCTGATCCGCCCTGAAGGAGACGAACACCAGGCCGTCATCGAGCGGGTCGAGCCGCGACGGTCCTATCTCTCGCGGGGCAGCAAACGCCGCGAGCACATTCTGGTCAGCAATATCGACCAGGCGGTGATTGTCGTCTCCGCCGACGATCCCCCACTCAAGCCTTCGCTCATCGACCGCTTCCTGATCAGTTCCGAAAAAGGGAACATTCACTCCATCATCTGCATCAATAAAATCGATCTCGTCGATCCGGTCGAGCTGCAGCCCCTGATTGGCGTCTATGCCCAGCTGGGATACGACATCGTGCTGACCAGCGTGGTCGAGGGCACGGGCATCCCGCGGCTCCGCTCGCTGCTGAAGCGGAAACAGTCCGTCTTTTCCGGACAGAGCGGCGTCGGCAAATCGTCGCTCCTCAATCAGATCGACAGCCAGCTCTCGCTGGAAACTGCCGAAATCAGCCAGGAGAATCGCAAAGGGCGTCACACGACCCGCTCTGCGATCCTGCTGGAAATCGCCACCGGAGGCTGGGTTGTGGATACGCCCGGCATTCGTCAACTACAGCTCTGGGATGTGAACCCCGAAGAGGTCGAAGGCTTCTTCCGCGAATTTCATGCGTTTGTTCCCCAGTGCCGCTTCCCCGACTGCTCCCACACCCACGAAGCAGACTGTGGCATCAAACGAGCCGTCGCCAACGACTTCATCTCCCGGCAACGCTATCAGAGTTACCTCAAAATCATCGCCGGTGACGAACCGCGGCCCGCATATCATCAGTAA
- a CDS encoding carbon starvation CstA family protein, which produces MATLLIAAGAFIGYIIAYHTYGKWLSQKIFNVDADAEVPSKQLRDDVDFVPTKKEVIFGHHFTSIAGTGPIVGPAIAVFWGWLPALVWVLVGSIFVGAVHDFGALMVSLRNRGQTVGEVAGRLIAPRTRILFLLILLLALTVVLAIFGLVIAIIFAKYPETVIPVWITMPIALVIGVMVYKENATLLVPSLVALAIVYASIYMGAYYWPVDISALFGIKLMGPFPNAVILWTFVLLAYCAVASVLPVWLLLQPRDFINSHQLVLALGLLLIGALVAGATGKADLVGSAPAIASNLPADAPPIWPFLFITIACGACSGFHCLVSSGTSSKQVESEMDAQYVGYGAMLLEGGLAIIVILACCAGVGMGDFSRVGTGAAYNYKPVKDATTGTQLTGVDAWETRYNAKAANGWENFKLENKIGAFILGGANFLNTLNIPMKLGISIIAVLVASFAATTLDTATRLQRYVIQELAATIHIKPLTNKYAATGLAVFLGGMVAMLPKNAAAGPGSGGLILWPLFGATNQLLAGLAFMVIVFYLRRRNKPFIFALVPMIVMLIMPAWAMLWNMFNGKTGWAYSTSEWHLFLFGIAVLGLQAWMMVEGLIVWSRSKGHLEEPLPELSTIRPAVATSSAGGSN; this is translated from the coding sequence ATGGCCACATTGTTGATCGCTGCGGGAGCCTTTATCGGCTACATCATTGCTTACCACACCTACGGTAAGTGGCTCTCCCAGAAAATCTTTAACGTCGACGCCGACGCAGAAGTTCCCAGCAAACAGCTGCGGGACGATGTCGACTTTGTCCCCACCAAAAAAGAAGTCATCTTCGGTCATCATTTCACCAGTATCGCCGGCACAGGCCCCATCGTGGGCCCCGCCATCGCCGTCTTCTGGGGCTGGCTGCCCGCACTTGTATGGGTTTTGGTCGGTTCGATTTTCGTCGGTGCCGTCCATGACTTCGGCGCACTGATGGTCTCGCTCCGTAACCGCGGACAAACCGTCGGTGAAGTCGCCGGCCGGCTCATTGCCCCCCGTACCCGCATCCTGTTTCTGCTCATTCTGCTCCTCGCCCTGACCGTAGTGCTCGCCATCTTCGGTCTGGTAATTGCCATCATCTTTGCCAAATATCCGGAAACGGTCATCCCCGTCTGGATCACCATGCCCATCGCGCTGGTCATCGGCGTGATGGTGTATAAAGAAAACGCCACGCTGCTCGTCCCCTCGCTAGTGGCGCTGGCTATTGTCTATGCTTCGATCTACATGGGCGCTTATTACTGGCCCGTTGATATCTCGGCCCTGTTTGGCATTAAACTCATGGGACCATTTCCCAATGCCGTCATTCTCTGGACCTTCGTTCTGCTCGCCTACTGTGCCGTCGCCTCGGTGCTCCCGGTCTGGCTGCTCCTGCAACCCCGCGACTTCATCAACAGTCATCAGCTGGTTCTCGCTCTGGGACTCCTGCTCATCGGAGCCCTCGTTGCCGGTGCCACGGGTAAAGCAGATCTGGTTGGCAGCGCCCCCGCCATCGCGTCGAATCTTCCCGCAGATGCCCCCCCCATCTGGCCTTTCCTGTTCATCACCATCGCCTGCGGTGCCTGCAGTGGATTCCACTGTCTGGTCAGCAGCGGCACCAGCAGTAAGCAGGTCGAATCCGAAATGGACGCCCAGTACGTCGGTTACGGTGCCATGCTCCTCGAAGGAGGCCTGGCAATCATCGTGATTCTCGCCTGTTGTGCCGGTGTGGGTATGGGCGATTTCTCCCGTGTCGGCACAGGAGCCGCCTACAACTATAAACCTGTGAAGGATGCTACCACGGGAACCCAGCTCACTGGAGTCGATGCCTGGGAAACTCGCTATAATGCGAAAGCTGCCAACGGCTGGGAGAATTTTAAGCTGGAAAACAAAATCGGCGCGTTCATTCTGGGTGGTGCGAACTTTCTGAACACACTCAATATTCCCATGAAACTCGGCATCAGCATCATCGCCGTCCTCGTCGCCAGTTTCGCTGCCACCACTCTCGATACCGCCACCCGGCTGCAGCGTTACGTCATCCAGGAACTGGCTGCCACGATTCATATTAAGCCCCTCACGAACAAATACGCCGCCACCGGACTGGCCGTCTTCCTGGGAGGGATGGTCGCGATGCTGCCGAAAAATGCTGCCGCAGGTCCCGGCAGTGGCGGACTGATCCTCTGGCCGCTCTTCGGAGCCACCAACCAGCTGCTGGCCGGACTGGCCTTCATGGTCATTGTCTTCTACCTCCGTCGTCGCAACAAACCATTCATCTTTGCCCTGGTCCCTATGATCGTCATGCTGATCATGCCCGCCTGGGCCATGCTCTGGAACATGTTCAACGGCAAAACGGGCTGGGCGTATAGTACTAGTGAATGGCATCTGTTCCTGTTTGGCATCGCAGTCCTTGGTCTCCAGGCCTGGATGATGGTCGAAGGTCTGATCGTCTGGTCCAGGTCCAAAGGCCACCTCGAAGAACCGCTGCCGGAACTCTCCACCATCCGCCCCGCCGTCGCCACCAGCTCGGCCGGTGGTTCGAACTGA
- a CDS encoding DUF6891 domain-containing protein yields the protein MEQAGFQVKWDGTFKERIRVPDITWQKR from the coding sequence CTGGAACAGGCTGGCTTCCAGGTCAAATGGGATGGTACGTTTAAAGAACGCATCCGCGTGCCGGACATCACCTGGCAGAAACGCTGA
- a CDS encoding barstar family protein — protein MCDNELDFQTLARGPVTKYFSRELLEKHLAWYAHQEYQIYQFDAQPWYSLDNFYSDMHAGFQFPDYFGRNWAALNDCLSDITSETGKVLVVVINFDHWYQEDGECASLFLDQMADQTYQFLLTGQRWITLIQSNDPGLQTRNVGAHPVHWNSLEWMNQDRGL, from the coding sequence ATGTGTGATAATGAGCTTGATTTCCAGACTCTGGCCCGTGGACCGGTAACGAAATACTTCTCGCGGGAACTCCTGGAAAAGCATCTGGCCTGGTATGCGCATCAGGAATATCAGATCTATCAATTTGATGCGCAGCCCTGGTATTCCCTGGATAATTTTTACAGCGACATGCATGCCGGGTTTCAGTTTCCCGACTACTTTGGCAGAAACTGGGCTGCGCTCAATGACTGTCTCTCGGATATCACCTCTGAAACGGGAAAAGTTTTAGTTGTCGTCATTAATTTCGATCACTGGTATCAGGAAGATGGAGAATGTGCGAGCCTCTTTCTGGATCAGATGGCAGATCAGACCTATCAGTTTCTGCTGACCGGCCAACGCTGGATTACACTGATTCAAAGTAACGACCCAGGCCTGCAAACCAGGAACGTGGGAGCACATCCCGTACACTGGAATTCCTTAGAATGGATGAATCAAGACCGGGGCCTCTAA
- a CDS encoding protein-tyrosine phosphatase family protein, whose translation MIQPSIYPIQHIGTGLLAVMPKPVSGEWIEDEFAAIARWGITHIVSLLEDAEAADVGLAQERELAENNGMQFTSFPIPDRCLPADSTGFARLTHSLYTGILAGSQTVVHCRAGIGRAGMLAAGILIQHGLTAEQAFELVSQQRRVPVPDTPEQFDWICQLQTQIRNTEPEP comes from the coding sequence ATGATCCAACCCAGCATCTACCCCATCCAGCACATCGGCACCGGCCTGCTGGCCGTGATGCCCAAACCGGTGAGCGGTGAATGGATAGAAGACGAATTCGCAGCCATCGCCCGCTGGGGGATTACGCATATCGTCTCCCTGCTGGAAGACGCAGAAGCTGCAGACGTCGGCCTCGCACAGGAACGCGAACTGGCTGAGAATAACGGGATGCAGTTCACCTCGTTTCCGATTCCCGACCGCTGCCTTCCCGCCGACAGCACCGGGTTTGCCAGGCTGACACACTCGCTGTACACGGGCATTCTCGCCGGCAGTCAGACCGTCGTGCACTGCCGGGCCGGCATTGGCCGTGCGGGCATGCTGGCGGCCGGCATTCTGATTCAACACGGCCTCACCGCAGAACAGGCGTTTGAACTCGTCTCCCAGCAACGGCGCGTCCCCGTCCCCGACACCCCGGAACAGTTCGACTGGATCTGCCAGTTGCAGACACAGATTAGAAACACGGAACCAGAACCATGA
- a CDS encoding type II toxin-antitoxin system RelE/ParE family toxin has protein sequence MSYQVELSRQAETDIRKIYTYIREHGPADPNAWKKGLASKLAHLEQFPEACSLAPENDFTPQEIRQTFYGPFRILFTIREQFVFVATVRHAARLELKPDELDKLL, from the coding sequence ATGAGTTACCAGGTTGAGTTATCTCGCCAGGCAGAAACAGACATCCGAAAGATCTATACTTATATCCGCGAGCACGGTCCGGCTGACCCGAATGCCTGGAAAAAAGGTCTCGCATCGAAACTGGCTCACCTGGAGCAATTCCCTGAGGCCTGCAGCCTCGCTCCGGAAAATGACTTTACTCCCCAGGAAATCCGCCAGACCTTTTATGGCCCCTTTCGCATCCTGTTTACGATTCGAGAACAATTTGTGTTTGTGGCGACAGTGCGACATGCAGCGCGCCTGGAATTGAAACCGGATGAGCTTGATAAACTGCTTTAA